A DNA window from Tenuifilaceae bacterium CYCD contains the following coding sequences:
- a CDS encoding acyl-CoA dehydrogenase — translation MDFSLTKTETLFLQMIREFAEKEVKPLAAEVDEAERFPIETVEKMTKLGIMGIPVPVEYGGAGGNNVLYSMAVEELSAACATTGVIVSAHTSLCAAPILEFGSKEQKAKYLPKLASGEWLGAFGLTEPNAGTDASSQQTIAVEDGDNYILNGSKIFITNAEYGQVYIIFAMTDKTKGVKGISAFIVEKDFPGFSVGKKEKKMGIRGSATCELIMENCIVPKANLLGKVNEGFSVAMKTLDGGRIGIAAQALGIAQGAINETVKYVKERKQFGKPISAFQNTQFQLADLQTRVVASRLLVRQAAFKKDKGQNYSTDAAMAKLYAAETAMEVTNKAIQMHGGYGYTREYPVERMFRDAKITEIYEGTSEVQRMVISAALLK, via the coding sequence ATGGATTTTAGTTTAACAAAAACAGAAACCCTTTTCTTGCAAATGATTAGAGAGTTTGCCGAGAAAGAGGTTAAGCCTCTTGCCGCTGAAGTGGATGAGGCAGAGCGTTTCCCCATTGAAACAGTTGAGAAGATGACCAAACTAGGAATCATGGGAATCCCTGTTCCTGTTGAGTATGGTGGTGCTGGGGGAAACAATGTATTGTACTCAATGGCCGTTGAGGAACTTTCAGCCGCTTGCGCCACCACCGGTGTAATAGTATCGGCGCATACGTCGCTATGTGCGGCTCCAATTTTGGAGTTTGGAAGTAAAGAGCAAAAAGCAAAGTATCTGCCCAAACTCGCCTCGGGCGAATGGCTTGGGGCGTTCGGATTAACCGAACCAAACGCAGGTACCGACGCATCATCGCAGCAAACAATTGCCGTTGAGGATGGCGACAACTATATCCTGAACGGAAGCAAGATTTTTATTACCAATGCCGAGTACGGTCAAGTTTACATCATCTTTGCAATGACCGACAAAACGAAAGGTGTAAAAGGGATATCTGCTTTTATTGTCGAGAAAGATTTCCCCGGATTCTCCGTTGGTAAGAAGGAGAAGAAGATGGGTATTCGCGGTTCAGCAACCTGCGAACTTATTATGGAGAATTGCATTGTTCCAAAAGCCAATCTACTTGGAAAAGTTAACGAGGGCTTTTCCGTTGCAATGAAAACCCTTGATGGTGGACGAATAGGAATTGCTGCTCAAGCACTTGGGATTGCACAGGGTGCAATTAACGAAACCGTAAAGTATGTGAAGGAGCGTAAGCAATTCGGGAAGCCAATTTCAGCATTCCAAAATACCCAATTTCAGCTTGCCGATTTACAAACGCGAGTTGTTGCATCCAGATTGCTGGTTCGTCAGGCTGCATTCAAAAAGGATAAAGGACAGAACTACTCCACCGATGCAGCAATGGCAAAGCTATATGCTGCGGAAACAGCAATGGAGGTCACCAACAAAGCCATACAAATGCATGGAGGATACGGCTACACCCGTGAATATCCTGTAGAGCGGATGTTCCGCGATGCAAAAATCACCGAGATTTACGAGGGAACATCGGAGGTGCAGCGTATGGTAATTTCAGCGGCATTGCTAAAATAG
- a CDS encoding electron transfer flavoprotein subunit beta — MKIVVCIKQVPDTTEIKINPTTGTLIRDGVPSIINPDDKAGLELALSLKDKFNAHITVITMGPAQAEDVLREAYAMGVDRAILLTDRKFAGADTLATSHALAGALRKLEFDLLITGRQAIDGDTAQVGPQIAEHLDLPQVSYLEHLDFDGKNTFTIKRRVEDGYEMLQVDGPCVVTVLSGAYKPRYMSVNGIVGAYDKEVEFWGYEQIDVEENKLGLKGSPTRVYKAFSRGVKAPGELYEVDTNEAVGIIISKLKEKFII; from the coding sequence ATGAAAATTGTTGTTTGCATAAAGCAAGTTCCAGATACAACTGAAATCAAGATAAATCCTACAACAGGAACATTAATACGCGATGGTGTTCCAAGCATTATTAACCCCGATGATAAAGCGGGACTTGAGTTGGCGTTGAGCTTAAAGGATAAGTTCAATGCTCATATCACAGTTATAACAATGGGGCCAGCACAAGCCGAAGATGTTCTACGCGAAGCTTACGCAATGGGAGTTGACAGGGCTATCCTGCTTACCGATAGAAAATTTGCGGGTGCCGATACTCTTGCAACATCGCATGCATTGGCAGGCGCGTTGAGAAAACTTGAGTTCGATTTGCTTATAACTGGCCGACAAGCCATTGATGGCGATACCGCTCAGGTTGGCCCTCAAATAGCAGAACACTTGGACTTGCCACAGGTATCGTACTTGGAGCATCTGGATTTCGATGGAAAAAACACCTTCACAATCAAACGTAGAGTTGAAGATGGTTACGAGATGCTTCAGGTTGATGGCCCTTGCGTGGTTACTGTTCTTTCAGGAGCATATAAACCTAGGTATATGAGCGTTAATGGAATTGTGGGAGCATACGATAAAGAGGTTGAGTTCTGGGGCTACGAGCAAATTGATGTTGAAGAAAATAAACTTGGGCTAAAAGGTTCACCTACCCGTGTATACAAGGCATTCTCTAGGGGTGTAAAAGCACCGGGCGAACTTTATGAGGTAGATACCAACGAGGCTGTTGGTATTATTATCAGTAAACTGAAAGAAAAATTTATAATCTAA
- a CDS encoding electron transfer flavoprotein subunit alpha/FixB family protein, whose amino-acid sequence MEISAYKGVFVFVEQRQGEIQNVSLELLGKARDLADALNDKVYAMLLGSNIKDKANSLIAHGADVVLCVDAQELCDYLTEPYTQAVCHIVNEYKPNILMLGATTIGRDLGPRLSARLETGLTADCTKLEISEAKELLMTRPAFGGNLMATIVCKDHRPQMSTVRPGVMLSLPADSSRKGEVLMISVPFKKEKFKVRMISSVKEKAEMVDISNAKILISCGRGMANVEGLKVVGDLANTLNAQVSASRAVVDAGLISHDRQVGQTGRTVRPDLYFAVGISGAIQHLAGMEESGYIVAINKDKFAPIFQVADIGVVGDAKQIVKLLNERLKK is encoded by the coding sequence ATGGAAATATCAGCATATAAAGGCGTATTTGTTTTTGTTGAACAACGCCAAGGCGAAATTCAAAATGTTTCACTCGAATTACTCGGAAAAGCTCGCGATTTAGCCGATGCACTTAACGATAAGGTTTATGCTATGCTTCTTGGAAGCAATATTAAGGATAAGGCCAATTCGCTTATTGCTCATGGAGCCGATGTTGTTCTATGCGTTGACGCTCAAGAGTTGTGCGATTACTTAACCGAACCATACACTCAGGCTGTGTGCCATATTGTGAATGAGTACAAACCAAACATCTTAATGCTTGGTGCAACCACAATTGGGCGCGATTTAGGTCCACGTTTATCAGCTCGCCTTGAAACAGGTCTTACCGCTGATTGTACAAAACTAGAAATCTCGGAGGCGAAGGAATTACTGATGACTCGACCAGCATTTGGTGGAAACCTTATGGCAACGATTGTTTGCAAGGATCATCGTCCACAAATGAGCACCGTTCGTCCTGGTGTTATGCTTTCTCTTCCTGCTGATTCTTCAAGGAAAGGAGAAGTGCTTATGATTTCTGTTCCTTTCAAAAAGGAAAAGTTCAAAGTAAGGATGATTAGTAGTGTTAAAGAGAAGGCAGAAATGGTTGATATTAGCAATGCTAAAATTCTTATTTCTTGTGGCAGGGGGATGGCTAACGTAGAGGGCTTAAAAGTTGTTGGGGATTTAGCAAACACTTTAAACGCTCAAGTTTCGGCATCGCGTGCCGTAGTTGATGCGGGACTGATATCGCACGATCGACAGGTTGGTCAAACAGGAAGAACTGTTCGTCCCGATTTATATTTTGCTGTGGGAATATCGGGAGCGATTCAGCACCTTGCGGGGATGGAGGAATCGGGCTATATTGTTGCAATCAACAAGGATAAATTTGCACCAATCTTCCAAGTTGCCGATATAGGAGTTGTAGGCGATGCAAAGCAAATAGTTAAGCTGCTTAACGAACGGCTAAAAAAGTAA
- the scoA gene encoding acetyl-CoA--acetoacetyl-CoA transferase subunit alpha, which produces MKDKFISVEQAASMVKDGMSVMIGGFMAVGSPARIIDKIVESGVKNLTIICNDTAFPDKGIGLLIVNKQVKKVIVSHIGTNPSTIEQLNNGEIVVEFVPQGTLAERIRAAGAGLGGFLTPTGIGTIVEEGKQKINVDGIDYLLEKPLHADIALLGASISDKVGNLVYKGSSQNFNPIMATAADVVIADPDEIVEVGQINPENVRTQSIFVTHIVKK; this is translated from the coding sequence ATGAAAGATAAATTTATATCAGTTGAACAGGCTGCTTCCATGGTAAAGGATGGAATGTCTGTTATGATTGGCGGCTTCATGGCCGTTGGTAGCCCCGCCAGAATTATAGATAAAATTGTGGAATCCGGCGTGAAGAATCTTACTATCATTTGTAATGACACCGCTTTCCCCGATAAAGGAATTGGATTGTTGATCGTGAACAAGCAGGTAAAAAAGGTTATTGTTTCTCATATAGGAACAAATCCGTCAACAATAGAGCAGTTGAATAATGGAGAAATAGTTGTTGAGTTTGTTCCACAGGGAACGCTAGCTGAAAGAATTAGAGCTGCTGGTGCTGGTTTGGGTGGCTTTTTAACCCCAACGGGCATTGGAACCATTGTTGAAGAAGGAAAGCAAAAAATCAATGTTGACGGTATCGATTACCTTTTGGAAAAGCCCTTACATGCCGATATCGCGTTGCTAGGCGCAAGTATTTCCGATAAAGTGGGTAACCTTGTTTATAAGGGTTCTTCGCAAAACTTTAACCCAATTATGGCTACGGCTGCCGATGTGGTTATTGCCGACCCCGATGAGATTGTTGAGGTGGGACAAATCAATCCTGAGAATGTTAGAACTCAATCTATTTTTGTAACACATATTGTAAAAAAGTAA
- the kal gene encoding 3-aminobutyryl-CoA ammonia lyase, producing the protein MDSKVMIRVRMSSHDAHYGGNLVDGAKMLQLFGDVATELLIRQDGDEGLFKAYDNVEFIAPVYAGDYIEAVGEITNVGNTSRKMTFEARKVIVPRPDISDSACDLLAEPIVVCRASGTCVVPKNCQRK; encoded by the coding sequence ATGGATAGTAAAGTGATGATTAGAGTTAGGATGAGCTCGCACGATGCTCATTACGGCGGAAATTTAGTTGATGGCGCAAAGATGCTTCAACTTTTTGGAGATGTGGCTACTGAACTTTTAATTAGACAGGATGGTGACGAGGGGCTTTTCAAAGCATACGATAATGTAGAATTCATTGCTCCTGTTTATGCTGGCGATTATATCGAGGCTGTTGGCGAGATAACCAACGTTGGAAACACTTCACGTAAAATGACCTTCGAGGCGCGTAAGGTAATTGTTCCTCGTCCTGATATTTCCGATTCTGCTTGCGATCTTCTTGCTGAACCTATCGTTGTTTGTCGCGCAAGTGGTACTTGTGTTGTTCCAAAGAATTGTCAACGTAAATAA
- the kce gene encoding 3-keto-5-aminohexanoate cleavage enzyme, whose product MEKLIITAAICGAEVTKEQNPAVPYTVEEIVREAKSAVDAGAAIVHLHVRRDDGTPTQDKARFKECIDAILKVCPDVILIPSTGGAVGMTAEERLQPTELPLEMATLDCGTCNFGDEVFENTMPMMRAFGKRMIDNNIKPEYECFEMGHIDTIANMAKKGQVPGAPMQFNFVLGVPGCTPATVGNLVWMVNAIPAGSTWTATGIGRNAFTLAAPAIVMGGNVRVGFEDNLYIEKGVLAKSNGELVAKVVRLAKELGREVATSAEARVILGLKK is encoded by the coding sequence ATGGAAAAACTAATTATCACCGCTGCTATTTGTGGCGCAGAGGTAACCAAGGAGCAGAATCCTGCCGTTCCTTACACTGTTGAGGAGATTGTTAGAGAGGCTAAATCGGCTGTTGATGCAGGTGCTGCTATTGTTCACCTTCACGTTCGTCGCGACGATGGTACTCCAACTCAGGATAAGGCTCGTTTTAAGGAGTGTATTGATGCGATTCTAAAGGTTTGCCCCGATGTGATTCTTATTCCATCAACTGGTGGTGCTGTTGGAATGACAGCTGAGGAGCGTTTACAACCAACAGAGTTGCCATTGGAAATGGCTACGCTCGATTGCGGAACCTGCAACTTTGGCGATGAGGTATTTGAAAATACCATGCCAATGATGCGTGCTTTTGGCAAGCGCATGATCGATAATAATATCAAGCCCGAATACGAATGCTTTGAAATGGGTCATATCGATACAATTGCCAATATGGCTAAAAAAGGACAAGTTCCTGGTGCTCCAATGCAGTTCAACTTTGTTCTTGGTGTTCCGGGTTGTACCCCTGCAACGGTTGGTAATCTTGTTTGGATGGTTAATGCTATTCCTGCTGGTTCAACATGGACAGCAACAGGCATTGGTCGAAATGCCTTTACGCTTGCTGCGCCTGCAATTGTTATGGGTGGAAATGTAAGGGTTGGTTTCGAGGATAATTTGTACATCGAGAAAGGTGTGCTAGCAAAGTCGAATGGCGAATTGGTTGCTAAAGTTGTTCGTTTGGCCAAAGAACTAGGCCGCGAGGTTGCAACCTCTGCCGAAGCAAGAGTAATTCTCGGTCTGAAGAAGTAA
- the kdd_1 gene encoding L-erythro-3,5-diaminohexanoate dehydrogenase, translated as MKKGNKYGTHRVIEPKGVLPQPANKIDNNMDEIYDNEILIDVQTLNIDSASFTDIEARANGDHKKIAEIMLDIVAKQGKHRNPWTGSGGMLLGTVEKIGDALAGKIDLKVGDKIATLVSLSLTPLRIDKIKEIRADVDQVDIDGKAILFESGIYAKIPSDMPEKLALSALDVAGAPAQTAKLCKPGDTVLIIGAGGKSGMLCCYEAKKRVGVTGKVIGMCHSQKSTERLEKLGFCDVVFAGNANDPVAMIEKIEGLTNGKMADITINNVNIPDTEMTSVLCTKNDGIVYFFSMATSFTKAALGAEGVGSDVTMIVGNGYTKGHAEITLQILRESESLRKVFTELYA; from the coding sequence ATGAAAAAAGGGAACAAGTACGGAACCCACAGGGTTATTGAACCAAAAGGTGTTTTGCCACAACCAGCTAATAAGATTGATAATAACATGGATGAGATTTACGATAACGAAATTCTTATCGATGTTCAAACTCTTAATATCGACTCAGCATCATTTACCGATATCGAGGCTCGCGCTAATGGCGATCATAAGAAAATCGCTGAGATTATGTTAGATATCGTTGCAAAGCAGGGAAAGCACCGTAATCCTTGGACTGGTTCAGGTGGTATGCTACTTGGTACAGTTGAGAAAATTGGTGATGCTCTTGCTGGTAAAATCGACCTAAAAGTTGGTGATAAGATTGCTACTTTGGTTTCTCTTTCATTAACTCCACTTCGTATCGACAAAATCAAAGAAATTCGTGCTGATGTAGATCAGGTTGATATTGATGGTAAAGCTATCCTTTTCGAAAGCGGTATTTATGCAAAGATTCCTTCTGATATGCCAGAAAAATTAGCGCTTTCTGCTTTAGACGTGGCTGGTGCTCCTGCTCAAACTGCAAAGCTCTGCAAACCTGGCGATACTGTTCTAATTATTGGTGCTGGTGGAAAATCGGGTATGCTTTGCTGTTACGAGGCTAAAAAACGTGTTGGTGTAACTGGTAAGGTTATTGGCATGTGCCATAGCCAAAAATCAACAGAGCGTTTGGAGAAGTTAGGTTTCTGCGACGTTGTATTTGCTGGAAATGCTAATGATCCTGTTGCTATGATAGAAAAAATTGAAGGATTGACCAATGGTAAAATGGCCGATATCACCATCAACAATGTTAATATCCCCGATACCGAGATGACCAGCGTACTTTGCACAAAGAACGACGGAATTGTTTACTTCTTCTCCATGGCAACAAGTTTTACTAAAGCTGCTCTTGGTGCAGAAGGTGTTGGTAGCGATGTTACTATGATTGTTGGTAACGGTTACACTAAGGGTCATGCCGAAATCACCTTGCAAATTCTTCGCGAGAGTGAATCGCTACGTAAGGTGTTTACTGAGCTATACGCATAA
- the kdd_2 gene encoding L-erythro-3,5-diaminohexanoate dehydrogenase, giving the protein MKQGCRYGTHRVLEPKGTLPQPAQKLDNTMELYDNEMLISVKTLNIDSASFTQIKKACDGDTDRMAKMITDIVAERGKMQNPVTGSGGMLIGTVKAIGPNFPAAGVKVGDTIATLVSLSLTPLKINKIISVNPKNDQVDVEAEAILFESGIYAVLPNDIPEKLALAALDVAGAPAQVDRLVKEGDTVCIIGGGGKSGVLCCYQAMQNATRTGKVIVVEYSEENARRISEMKLADHVIVADATNVMDVYRKVTAITGPRGCDVVINNVNVPNTEMTSILITKGNGCVYFFSMATSFTKAALGAEGVGKDINLIVGNGYAKGHADLTLSIIRESEDIRNLFNKLYV; this is encoded by the coding sequence ATGAAGCAAGGATGTAGATACGGAACACATAGAGTTTTAGAGCCAAAGGGAACTTTACCCCAGCCAGCTCAAAAGCTCGATAACACCATGGAGCTTTACGATAATGAGATGCTGATTTCGGTAAAAACGCTGAATATCGATTCCGCTAGTTTTACTCAAATCAAAAAGGCTTGCGATGGTGATACAGACCGTATGGCTAAAATGATTACCGACATTGTGGCTGAGCGTGGAAAAATGCAGAATCCTGTTACTGGTTCTGGCGGAATGCTTATTGGTACAGTTAAAGCCATTGGTCCAAATTTTCCCGCTGCAGGAGTAAAAGTAGGAGATACAATTGCTACGCTGGTTTCACTTTCGCTAACTCCACTGAAGATTAATAAAATTATCAGCGTCAACCCCAAAAACGACCAGGTGGATGTTGAGGCTGAAGCTATTCTTTTTGAGAGCGGTATTTACGCTGTCCTTCCCAATGATATACCCGAGAAACTTGCTCTTGCAGCACTCGATGTTGCTGGTGCACCAGCGCAGGTAGACCGTTTGGTTAAAGAGGGCGACACTGTGTGTATCATTGGCGGTGGTGGTAAATCGGGTGTTCTTTGTTGCTATCAAGCAATGCAGAATGCTACACGTACAGGAAAGGTTATTGTAGTGGAGTATTCGGAGGAAAACGCTCGCCGAATTTCTGAAATGAAATTGGCCGACCACGTTATAGTTGCCGATGCAACAAATGTAATGGATGTTTACCGTAAGGTTACAGCGATTACTGGTCCAAGGGGCTGCGATGTGGTTATCAATAACGTGAACGTTCCTAACACCGAGATGACATCTATTTTGATTACCAAGGGTAACGGATGCGTTTACTTCTTCTCAATGGCTACCTCGTTTACAAAGGCTGCTCTTGGTGCAGAAGGTGTTGGTAAGGACATCAACTTAATTGTAGGAAATGGTTATGCAAAAGGTCACGCCGACCTTACTCTTAGCATAATTAGGGAATCAGAGGATATACGTAATTTATTTAATAAACTGTATGTTTAA
- the kamA gene encoding L-lysine 2,3-aminomutase → MFNFQNKSRRQEFFPNVSDNDWNDWKWQVRNRIETLEELKKYINLTAEEEEGIRKSLQTLRMAITPYYLSLVDPNNPNCPVRKQAIPSAAETHTSAADLLDPLHEDGDSPVPGLTHRYPDRVLFLITDMCSMYCRHCTRRRFAGQKDAATPKDNITKGIEYIANHPEVRDVLLSGGDALLVSDSILEDIIARLRAIPHVEIIRIGSRTPVVLPQRITDDLVNMLKKYHPIWLNTHFNHSNEVTPESVEACAKLANAGVPLGNQSVLLRGVNDCPNVMKKLVHNLVMMRVRPYYIYQCDLSMGLEHFRTPVSKGIEIIESLRGHTSGYAVPTFVVDAPGGGGKTPVMPQYVISQMPGKVILRNFEGVITTYTEPTDYKNECECEDCKSHKFEDGIAGLMHSDQLSIEPEKLTRKMRNIH, encoded by the coding sequence ATGTTTAATTTTCAGAATAAAAGCAGACGTCAGGAGTTTTTTCCTAACGTATCGGACAACGATTGGAACGACTGGAAGTGGCAGGTTCGCAATCGCATAGAGACACTTGAGGAGTTAAAAAAGTACATCAACTTAACCGCTGAGGAGGAAGAGGGTATTCGTAAATCGTTACAAACCCTTCGTATGGCTATCACTCCATACTACCTGTCGTTGGTTGATCCAAATAACCCAAACTGCCCAGTTCGTAAGCAGGCAATTCCTTCTGCAGCAGAAACTCACACTTCGGCAGCCGATTTGTTGGACCCATTGCACGAGGATGGCGATTCACCAGTTCCTGGCCTAACACACAGATATCCTGATAGGGTTCTTTTCCTTATCACCGATATGTGCTCAATGTATTGCCGTCACTGTACTCGCCGTAGGTTTGCAGGTCAAAAGGATGCTGCAACTCCAAAAGATAATATCACTAAAGGAATTGAGTATATTGCAAATCACCCAGAGGTGCGCGACGTTCTACTTTCTGGTGGTGATGCATTGCTAGTTAGCGATAGTATTTTAGAAGATATTATTGCTCGCCTTCGTGCAATTCCTCACGTGGAAATCATCCGTATTGGTAGTCGTACACCAGTTGTTCTTCCACAGCGTATTACCGACGATTTGGTGAATATGCTTAAGAAGTATCATCCAATTTGGTTAAATACTCACTTCAACCATTCTAACGAGGTAACTCCCGAGAGCGTTGAGGCTTGCGCAAAGTTGGCCAATGCAGGTGTACCTCTAGGAAACCAATCGGTTCTTCTTCGTGGAGTTAACGATTGTCCAAACGTGATGAAAAAGTTGGTTCACAACTTGGTTATGATGCGTGTTCGTCCATACTACATTTACCAATGCGACCTTTCAATGGGTCTTGAGCATTTCAGAACACCGGTTTCTAAGGGTATCGAGATTATTGAGAGTTTACGTGGTCACACCTCTGGTTACGCTGTTCCAACATTTGTGGTTGATGCTCCAGGCGGCGGTGGTAAAACACCAGTTATGCCTCAGTACGTTATTTCGCAAATGCCGGGCAAGGTTATCCTTCGTAACTTTGAGGGAGTTATTACAACCTACACTGAGCCTACCGACTACAAGAACGAGTGCGAATGTGAGGATTGCAAAAGCCATAAATTTGAGGATGGTATTGCTGGCCTAATGCACAGCGATCAACTATCAATTGAGCCAGAGAAGTTGACCCGTAAAATGAGGAATATTCATTAA
- a CDS encoding endonuclease MutS2, whose product MQLKSALTEISGLRYMVDKLDIKSGLGHRVLLASPFWVSQKDVLYQLQQVAQAVDAFNRSEHKETFDKVAIKLSQVRDIAGTIKNIQKHLTLNDIELFEVKSFALLANEIRDLTSSVEFLHSKLPNLNKVIATLDPENTRIPSFYINSAFAPELTALRKKLASVEFSIEDLEKTNADSNKQYQQSEEIRAKITEIEDGVRQNLSEHLHGFASELNEALVAVANIDILIAKAKQAIYERLIMPEIVADTTSYSGLFYPQLKELLELEKRRYQPIDVEIHKGTCLITGANMAGKTVLLKTLALSQALCQYGFFVPAASAKIALVEQILFSIADEQSELSGLSSYAAEMLKVNQIVQMAKKQHPLLVLIDELARTTNPTEGRAIVSAVANLLNDCNVKAVITTHYSGLSTQCRKLRVKGFIEDSKDATITVKNIGDYIDYSLIDDDGTNVPHEALRIAQILGVDIDIISEAAKQLDFTS is encoded by the coding sequence ATGCAGCTGAAAAGTGCGCTAACCGAGATTTCAGGACTACGCTACATGGTGGATAAACTCGATATTAAATCGGGTTTAGGTCATCGCGTGTTGCTGGCATCGCCATTTTGGGTTAGCCAAAAGGATGTGCTTTACCAGCTGCAACAGGTTGCACAAGCGGTTGATGCTTTCAACAGAAGTGAGCACAAGGAAACTTTCGATAAGGTTGCCATAAAGCTATCGCAGGTTCGCGATATTGCCGGAACAATCAAGAATATTCAGAAGCACCTAACGCTGAACGATATTGAACTTTTCGAGGTGAAAAGTTTTGCCCTGCTGGCCAATGAGATTCGAGATTTAACCTCGTCGGTAGAGTTCCTTCACAGCAAACTACCCAACCTCAATAAGGTTATTGCAACTCTCGACCCAGAGAATACTCGAATTCCTTCGTTCTACATCAATAGTGCTTTTGCACCCGAACTTACTGCGCTGCGCAAAAAGTTGGCTAGCGTTGAATTCTCCATTGAAGATTTGGAGAAAACGAATGCTGATAGCAATAAGCAATATCAGCAATCAGAAGAAATCAGAGCCAAAATAACGGAGATTGAGGATGGTGTTAGGCAAAACCTATCGGAACACCTGCATGGTTTTGCATCGGAGCTGAACGAGGCTTTGGTTGCAGTTGCCAATATCGATATACTTATTGCAAAGGCAAAGCAGGCTATCTACGAGAGGTTGATTATGCCTGAGATTGTTGCCGATACAACATCGTACAGCGGACTATTCTACCCTCAACTTAAGGAGTTGCTTGAACTGGAGAAAAGAAGGTATCAACCCATTGATGTTGAAATTCACAAAGGAACCTGTTTAATTACAGGCGCCAATATGGCTGGTAAAACGGTTCTGCTCAAAACACTTGCGTTGAGTCAGGCTCTGTGCCAGTACGGTTTTTTTGTACCTGCTGCAAGCGCAAAAATTGCCTTGGTGGAGCAGATTCTTTTCAGCATTGCCGACGAGCAATCGGAGCTATCAGGGTTATCGTCCTATGCGGCCGAGATGCTGAAAGTGAACCAAATTGTGCAGATGGCCAAAAAGCAGCATCCGCTTTTGGTGCTGATTGATGAGTTGGCTCGTACCACCAACCCAACAGAGGGACGAGCCATTGTTAGCGCTGTGGCAAACCTACTGAACGATTGCAACGTAAAAGCGGTTATCACAACGCACTATAGCGGTTTAAGCACCCAATGCCGTAAGTTAAGGGTTAAGGGTTTTATTGAGGATAGCAAGGATGCCACAATCACCGTTAAGAACATTGGCGATTATATCGATTACTCGCTAATTGACGATGATGGAACCAACGTTCCGCACGAGGCATTGCGAATTGCGCAGATACTCGGTGTTGATATCGACATAATATCCGAGGCGGCAAAACAATTGGATTTTACTAGTTGA